CGAAACGTACTGGCCACCAAATCGTTTCCACGTACCACTTGGTTGATCCCTTGAAGTCGATCGTCGATTAGCACAGCCAGTTGATAACTCGCGTGCCCTGAGCGTGTCACGACGGGGAAATCGCCCAGTTCCTTCGCCGGATTGCATCGCAGTGTTCCCATCAAGCGGTCATCGAATCGCAATGCCTCGTCGATCGCCCGGAACCGAAAACAGTGTTCGCGATCCTCGATCCGATCGCCATATTGATACCCGCTGCACGTTCCCGGGTAAGGCGCCGACTCTCCGCGAAACCGACTTTCGTGCGGCGCAGAAATCGCCTCTTCGATATCCTTCCTCGAACAGTAACAAGGGTAGATTAAGTCATGCCGATGTAACGTTTCGATGGCTCGTCGGTAGTGTTCGACATGCTCGGTTTGTCTGGCGATTGGTGTGTCCCACTCGATCCCTAACCATCGCAAATCATCGATCGCTTGGTCGGCCGCCCAAGACTTGACCCGTGGGGAATCCAAGTCATCGATTCGCAGCGCCAATTCACCGCCAACACTGCGCGCCGCCCAGTAGGCGGCCAAGTGCGTGCGAGCATTCCCCAAGTGTTGGGCGCCAGTCGGCGACGGTGCCAATCGACCGCGGATCATTTCTGAGCCTGAAGCATGTTTCGCATACTTTCGTTGGCGATCGCTTCGGCTCCCATTGCGTAGTCGAACACCTCGACACTGACCCAACCGTCATAGCCGACTTCGGAGAGGGTCTTAAAGATAGGGACAAAGTCGACGTCGCCCATCCCAGGTCCTTTCAAGTTCGGATCGTTGGCATGGAAGTGAATCATCGCATCGGCGTTGTCACGAATGATTTGAGTGATCTCGGTCGGCTCGTCACTCATCGCCTTGACGTCAAGATGCAATTGCACGTGTTCGCTGTCGACCATCCGCATTAACTCGCGACCTTCGGCGGCGGTGTTGAGAAAGTTACCCTCGCCGCGACCGAGTGGTTCGATCGCGATTCGCACTCCCTGTTCTTGCAGCGTAGGGACGACACCGCGCAAACAATCCGCTGCCGAAGCCATCGCTTCCTCGGGCGTTTGTGAAGAAGGGAAATTACGCTGCTGCGGCGAACCGAGCACCATCACGTCGCCGCCAAGATCGCCGCACAGCTTGGCCAGTTTCGAGAGGTACTTTGATGTTTCGTCGCGGACCGCTTCATCGAGCGTCGTCAGGTGGAATCCCTCGGTCTTGGCGAGTAACCAGTGCAGCCCAATGATTTGCAAGCCGGCGTTCGTCACTTCGTCGCGATAGGCCTTCCGTTGTTCGGCCGTGAACGAATCCACGTCATCGGTCAGCATGAACGGAGCGACTTCCCAACCTGTGTATCCGGCTGCCTTTGCGATTTGCAGCGCTTCGGATAAGTCCATGTCGCCAAAAGTTTCGTTGCAGATACCGTATTTCACTGTCATGATTCCTAAACAGATAATTCGTAGAGACCGGTGGTAGCAGTAGGATGGGTGTAACCGGGATTCCGATCGTTCAATATGCAAGGCCTATCGATTGGTGACCATTGGGTCAATCTGGCGGCAAAGCTGCTCTAGAGTTGGAGCGAATTCGGATTTGGGGTTGGTGAAGGACGCGGTACGCTCGCGATTCGTAGAATTGAGCGACAATTTCGCTCAACTTTCCAAGTTGATGGCGGAACAAAACGAGTGACTCCTCCCGTTGAAATCGCTTTCAGTACTTGAGGTTTCCAGCGGAGCATCGGTGACACCCCAGTAGGATAACAAGCATTCTTGGGGTCTCGGAACCCAACGCAAACCCGATTACTTCATGCCGACGATATTGATTCGCATTGCCTCGGCGGCGGTTGCCATCTCCGTCATCGCCCTGCTATTGGTTGCCGCTTCGTTGGAGCCGCATGCCGGCGGGCTGGGGACGCACCAAGCACTGGGCCTGCCACCGTGCAGCACACGGATACTGTTCGGAATTCGTTGCCCAATGTGCGGCATGACGACAAGCTGGGCGCACTTCGTACGTGCGGAGTTCCCGTCGGCGGTCATGGCAAACTTAGCCGGAACGATTCTCGCAGTCTTTGCGATTGCGGTCGCCCTGCTTAGCATGCAAGTGTCATGGCGGGGAACGCTGCCCACGCCGGATCGAACGCGGCAGTTCACGCTTGGCCTAGTAGCGGTGATCACCATCGCCATCACCGAGTGGGGACTCCGACTCAGTCCCGCCGGTGATTGGATCTGGTAGCGAGCAAACGCACTGGTTCTCGATCCCAATTCACCGCTTGATTGGATCGATCACACGCCGCCAAGTCCGGCAAGTGTTATTTACTCTTGGTCGTACAGCGGGAGATGCCGGTAATACACCTCCAAACAATAGATCGACAAGCACGTCGTGAACATTCGCCCGCCGATACTCCATTTGTCTCTCTGCGGTGCCCAACTCCCACGCTCTGTTCCTTCGCGAATTTGTAGCGCCGGAAGCTTGACCTTCATGTCGTCATTCCAATTTTTCCAGGGTGCACCGCCAAAATGATGGAACACCTGGGTGGCGTAGTACCAGTAGTAGACGTCGTGGTTGTTAATATCAAACGGCGCATCGGCCTGTAATAGATTGACGCCATCGACCATCGGTGCGAACCCGCGTTCCCATCCCAAGTACTGACGACACAACAGTCCTTCGGCCGTCATTGCCGGAGTCGCCCGATTCTGCCCGGGTTGGTAAGAGTAGCCTGCGCCATAATAAACGGCGGCTGAGTCCAGGTAGGTTGATACCTTTCGGACCTGTGAATCCTTGACTTCAAGTCCGGCAGCCATCGCGCTTTGGATCGCCATCACGTACCAACCGGTGACCGAAGTATCACCGGGTTCACGGGGACGGTAGCGCCAACCTCCGTTGGGGCCTTGAGCTTGAAACGCGTAGTCGATCGCGCGTTGGGCATAGGCTCGCAACCAAGAATCTTTGGTCATTCCATACAGTTCACAAAGCGCAATCGTTGCTTGCGCTTGTGCGTAGGCACGATCATTCCCACGGGTGTCGGACGCCATAAACCCGTTGCGGTCTTGCATCGCGACTAGAGCTTTAACGCCTTTTTCAACCTCTTGCCGGTACGGGCCTTCCAAGTGCGTGTTCCCGTCGCCGGCAAATGCGAGTATCGCCATTGCGGTGGCGGCACAACGGTTTTCCGTACCGGCACCGTTATCATAGGGACCATCCAATCGCCAGTACCCACGGCGTGTTTGTTGTCGTTTCAGCCATGCCAAACCGAGTTTGACTGCCTCCTGCGTCTCTTGGGTCGCACCATACATCGCCATCAAGGCACTTCGCATCGCACCGGATCGACCGCCAAACATCGGCTTGCTGATTTCCACCTTGCCGGGCCCTAATTGATCGGGCTGAATGACGGCTTGTTCGACCGCCTCGACGTTTTCGAACATATCGACGATTTCGGTTTCGACCATTGCGTCGTCGAGAGCGTCGACTTCGGCATCAATCGTGTCGCTCATGATCGGTGTCGACAAATCCAGTTCGGTCGCGTCCTCGGTGGCTTCTTCGGCGATGCCAAATTCGACGACCAGTTCCTGGAACCCTTCCGGGACGGGGCTGGTCAAAAGGGCCAGGATCAGCAGCACAATGAGGTGAATCACCAGACTTAGCAACCAGGACGGCGCCGACCGGGTGACCTCTTCGGCGATGTCATGCTCCGCTTCTTCGGCGGTTGCGAGGGCGCCTTCTTCGCCGGTAGCGGGCACCGGCGGTGAGCCATCGCTGACCGTTGGCAACTCCCCACGCCATCGTTGGTTGGCCGAGCCGATTCCGGAGCGCGGCGTCGGTTCGGTGGGTCCGACAGTTGCCCCGGGCGTGCGGACTTCGGCAGGACTGACCGGGGGCAGGGTCGAGCGAGGCGGCGGGGGTGGGGGAGGGAGCGGCTTACCTGCGGGATTCGCGGGACCGCCGGGACGAGCCGGCGGTGCGGGCGGAGGAACGCTGCCTGTCGGTCCGGTCGGACCGCCGGGGGATTCCAGGGAACCGTCGAGCTGGGTCTGCTCACCGGTATCGATCCGAGGCAACTGCTTTCCGGACGATCGCTTGCGTTCGGGATTTTGAGTCGGATCGTTCAAGCGATTGCCTGTTTCGATAAACTTTGGTCTCGATTGCCCAAATTCGCTTGCGGCGTTCTGATGATGATCCACGGAGGACGAATCAGCGGCGAGACTTTGTGACACGACTACGACCCGAATAGGCGGAGAGACGAGCGCAAGCTTGGCGGTCCCATCGGTCCGGGCGTCCAGCCTTGCCGTCTCAGTATATCGCAGTCGCAAGTCGACGACAAAAAGCGAGGCGGGATTCCCGGATTTCCGGAACCCCCACCCCGCTTAACTTGTCGCGTGCAGAGTTGACGAGTCAGGCGTCCGCAGGCCTCGTTGGCCTGCTAGACTGCCGAGACTGGATCAATTAGCAGCCGCAGGAAGGTGCAGCAACTTCGCAACCGCAAGCGGGAGCAACGTCGCAGCAGCTCTTTTTGCATCCGCCAAAGAGTCGCTTTAGCAAACCACCACGGCTCTTGCCGCCGCATGCTGGTTCGCAGCAAGCGTCAGCCGATCCGCATCCGCAAGCGTCGGTCGCTCCGCAGCAAGCGGGAGCGGGGCAGCAAACGGTGACGGGGACTTGCTTGCAGACCGTACGAGGAACGCACTTGGTGACGGTGTAAGGTTCGCAAACCTTACGGCACTTGGCGACCTTGATGGTCTTGGTGTAGCACTCGGTGCGGCACTTGTTGACGCAAACGGTCTTGGTGCGGCACTCGGGAACCATCTTGCAAACTTTGTATTCGCAAGTCTTGGTGCGGCACTCGGGAACCATCTTGCAAGTCGTGTACTTGCAAACTTTGGTGCGAGGCTCGCAGACGTACTTGCAAACGGTGTAGTTGCAAGTCTTGGTGCGGCACTCGGGAACCATTTTGCAGGTCGTGTACTTGCAAACTTTGGTGCGAGGCTCGCAGACCCAAGTGCAAACTTTGTATTCGCAAGTCTTGGTGCGGCACTCAGGAACCATTTTGCAAACGGTGTAGTTGCAGGTCTTGGTGCGGCACTCGGGGACCATCTTGCAAACGGTGTATTCGCAGGTCTTGGTGCGGCACTCAGGAACTCGCTTGCAAACGGTGTAAGGAATTTCGCGGGTGCGGCATTCTTTACGGTAACGGGTGCAAGTGATTTCTTTTTCTTCGCAGGTCGGAACCCAAACTTTCTTGCAAACTTGCTTCGGCGGGCACTGAACGCACTCGACGCGGCATTTGCCGGGGCAGTAGACGCAACGGCAGGTTGCAGGATCGTAGGTCCAAGTACCGGGCTCACGCACGGTGCGACGCATCGTTCCGCCAGGAACTTCTTCCGTCACGGTTTCCCAGTGTCCACCTTTGACCGTGATGGTCTTGGTGTACTGCTCGGGAACCATCACGGTGTAGTTTTCCGTGCGGACCTTGTCTTCTTTGACCGTGTTGTAAACGGTGTAGTTGATCGTACGAGTCTTGGTCTCGTAGACCGGCTTCATGACCGTGTAGTTGATCGTACGGGTACGAGTCTCGTGGACCGGCTTCATCACGGTGTAGTTGATGGTGCGGGTCTTGGTCTCGTAAACCGGCTTCTTAACCGTGTAGTTGATCACTTTTTCGTGAGTCTCGTACACTGGCTTCATCACGGTGTAGTTGATCGTACGAGTCTTGGTCTCGTAGACCGGCTTTTTAACCGTGTAGTTGATCACCTTTTCGTGAGTCTCGTACACCGGCTTGTTGACGGTGTAGTTGATCGTGCGAGTCTTAGTCTCGTACGTCGGAACCATCACCGTGTATTGAACTTCACGTTGCTCGGTGTAAGGCACGACGCGAGTCGCTTGGACTTCTTGATCTTCGTAGTACCGTTCGTACCGCGTGCGATAGCGAGTCTCTTCGACTTGATCGTAAACCGTTTCGGTCACGTTTCGCATCACGGTGTAAGAACCGTCTGCGCTCGGTGCCGGTGCGACAGCACCTTCGACAGCACCGGCAGCCTCACCGCCTTCGACGACTTCACCGTCGGCGACGACAGAACCACCACACGAGCTACACCCTTGGTAGCTGATAGCGCCACAATAAGCGCCGCGTGCGGACTGAGCCCCCGAGACAACCGCTAGGATTGCCAGGGCGGGCAGTAACCACAGCCTTTTCATCTCTTCTTTCTCCAGGAAACACAATTTGGGTTGCAATGGGACGCACTGGACGATGCGAGACCCATTGCTCACACCCTCCTGCACTGTTGGCGTGCACGTGCACTGCGACGAAAGACCCCCCGTTCGAGATGACGCCCCGCAGATGCGGCTCGTGAACCTGCTCAGCCTTTCCCGTTACGGAAGGGAGGAAACTGATTCGGTCACGTTAAGGTTGCGTCCTAACGAATTAGGTCCTTATGCCGTCAATACATCGACTGCGTAAACAGATCCGACCAAGCAAACAGGCTTGCCCTGGCAAATTTTGGCGGTCAGGTAGTCGGGGCGTGCCGCCAATACAAACCGTGACGGTTATACCGATTGCGATGTCCGTGACACGACCCGATCAAACGGTTTTTCTGGTCCTGTTCACCCAGTCCTTCTTGATGACAAAACCGGTCCGCAACGTGTCCGTTTACCCAATCAGAACACCACCGCGATGACGCCCCGATTCTTTTGTTCGTAGCCTGATTGCCAACGAAATGCTTGAACCGTCGTCGCCGTTGCGATCCAATATCCCCATGCCAGACAAACCGGACCCCACTGATGCGATCCCGCCGCCGACGCGATTCCCGCGTCCGGCCGTCGGACGGTTTAGCCTGTACTACCGGGAGCTCTACCGATTGCTCGACCAAGGCCAATCGCACATCAACAGCAAACAACTGGGATCGATTGTCAATGTCTCCCCGGCGGTCGTCCGGCGTGACCTCAGCAACCTTGGCACCATCGGCCGGCGCGGGGTCGGCTACCAGATCGATCAACTGATCGATCAAATTGGCGGGGTACTCGGCAGCGGCCAACAATGGCAAGTCGTCCTCGTTGGCGTCGGCTCGCTCGGAGATGCACTGCTACGGTACCGGGGATTCGAACGCCTCGGCTTCCGACTTGTCGCCGCCTTCGATCTCGACAATCAAAAGGTGAATCAAACGATCGGTGGCGTTTCGATTCTCAATGCAGAAACGATGGTGGGCAAACTCGCCGAACTCTCGCCCGACCTAGCGATCATTGCCGTCCCCGCTGAAGTGGCGCTCGACGTCGCCAACGAATTGGTCGCCGCCGGAATCAGCGGTATCCTAAACTTTGCACCGACGACGCTGCGATTGCCCCCGGGAATCGCCGTCGTCAACGTCGACCTCGCAAGCGAACTCCAGCGGCTCGCTTTCAGTGTCCAGAATCTTTGAGACTTCTTGATCGACATTGCATCGCCGAAATGCTCCGCGCGTCCCGCTACCGGCAAAGCTTCTACCGCGACGTCAATTAACCTGAGTCTGGCGCGCGCTGAGCACCGCTTCTCGTGCCGCTTCGACCGAGTCGGCTGTTGCGGTGAGGTGCCCCATCTTTCGGCCGACTTTTGGATCACGTTTTCCATACAAATGCAACGCGACGGTGGGCTGAGCACGCTGTAACTGATCCCATGCCGGCGGTCCATCGTTGGGCCAAAGGTCACCTAACAGATTCGCCATCGCCGCGGCAGCAACGCGTAAACTTGGGTCGCCCAGCGGCATCCCGCAAACCGCTCGAACGTGTTGCTCAAACTGACTGGTGTGGCAAGCCTCGATCGTCAAGTGACCACTGTTGTGAGGGCGAGGCGCGACTTCGTTGATCAACATCGTTCCGTCGGCAGTCACAAATAACTCGACACACAACACGCCCACCAAATCCAATACCTCTGCCGCTTTGGTTGCCAAATTCACCGCGTTTTCGATCAACTCGGGCGACAAAAACGAAGGGCAAACGGTGGTGTCTAAAATGTGATTGACGTGGTGATTCTCAAAGGGCGGGAAACAGCGCACCTCCCCATGAGCGGATCGGGCGACAATGATGGATGCTTCCGCTTG
Above is a genomic segment from Roseiconus lacunae containing:
- the gluQRS gene encoding tRNA glutamyl-Q(34) synthetase GluQRS, whose amino-acid sequence is MIRGRLAPSPTGAQHLGNARTHLAAYWAARSVGGELALRIDDLDSPRVKSWAADQAIDDLRWLGIEWDTPIARQTEHVEHYRRAIETLHRHDLIYPCYCSRKDIEEAISAPHESRFRGESAPYPGTCSGYQYGDRIEDREHCFRFRAIDEALRFDDRLMGTLRCNPAKELGDFPVVTRSGHASYQLAVLIDDRLQGINQVVRGNDLVASTFRQIDLAERLEIEAPEYAHLPLVRGSDGRRLAKRHGDTRLSFYRDQGVRPERIVGWAAASLGLIDRIEDCEAGELIECFDWEKLPTEDLLLGPETKRFAE
- a CDS encoding sugar phosphate isomerase/epimerase family protein produces the protein MTVKYGICNETFGDMDLSEALQIAKAAGYTGWEVAPFMLTDDVDSFTAEQRKAYRDEVTNAGLQIIGLHWLLAKTEGFHLTTLDEAVRDETSKYLSKLAKLCGDLGGDVMVLGSPQQRNFPSSQTPEEAMASAADCLRGVVPTLQEQGVRIAIEPLGRGEGNFLNTAAEGRELMRMVDSEHVQLHLDVKAMSDEPTEITQIIRDNADAMIHFHANDPNLKGPGMGDVDFVPIFKTLSEVGYDGWVSVEVFDYAMGAEAIANESMRNMLQAQK
- a CDS encoding DUF2752 domain-containing protein translates to MPTILIRIASAAVAISVIALLLVAASLEPHAGGLGTHQALGLPPCSTRILFGIRCPMCGMTTSWAHFVRAEFPSAVMANLAGTILAVFAIAVALLSMQVSWRGTLPTPDRTRQFTLGLVAVITIAITEWGLRLSPAGDWIW
- a CDS encoding prenyltransferase/squalene oxidase repeat-containing protein, producing the protein MSQSLAADSSSVDHHQNAASEFGQSRPKFIETGNRLNDPTQNPERKRSSGKQLPRIDTGEQTQLDGSLESPGGPTGPTGSVPPPAPPARPGGPANPAGKPLPPPPPPPRSTLPPVSPAEVRTPGATVGPTEPTPRSGIGSANQRWRGELPTVSDGSPPVPATGEEGALATAEEAEHDIAEEVTRSAPSWLLSLVIHLIVLLILALLTSPVPEGFQELVVEFGIAEEATEDATELDLSTPIMSDTIDAEVDALDDAMVETEIVDMFENVEAVEQAVIQPDQLGPGKVEISKPMFGGRSGAMRSALMAMYGATQETQEAVKLGLAWLKRQQTRRGYWRLDGPYDNGAGTENRCAATAMAILAFAGDGNTHLEGPYRQEVEKGVKALVAMQDRNGFMASDTRGNDRAYAQAQATIALCELYGMTKDSWLRAYAQRAIDYAFQAQGPNGGWRYRPREPGDTSVTGWYVMAIQSAMAAGLEVKDSQVRKVSTYLDSAAVYYGAGYSYQPGQNRATPAMTAEGLLCRQYLGWERGFAPMVDGVNLLQADAPFDINNHDVYYWYYATQVFHHFGGAPWKNWNDDMKVKLPALQIREGTERGSWAPQRDKWSIGGRMFTTCLSIYCLEVYYRHLPLYDQE
- a CDS encoding redox-sensing transcriptional repressor Rex gives rise to the protein MPDKPDPTDAIPPPTRFPRPAVGRFSLYYRELYRLLDQGQSHINSKQLGSIVNVSPAVVRRDLSNLGTIGRRGVGYQIDQLIDQIGGVLGSGQQWQVVLVGVGSLGDALLRYRGFERLGFRLVAAFDLDNQKVNQTIGGVSILNAETMVGKLAELSPDLAIIAVPAEVALDVANELVAAGISGILNFAPTTLRLPPGIAVVNVDLASELQRLAFSVQNL